The Natrinema sp. DC36 genome includes the window CCGCATCATCTTCCATCGCACGGTATTCCCCCGCGTACCCGCAAAAGGCTACTGATTGCGTAGTGTCGGGGTTTTACGTTGGCCACGCGCGGCGACGCGGTCGACGCCTCGTCACCAGGTCAGTCCCTCGTAGACCTCGAGGGACTCCGCATCGATCTCGATCCGCCGGCCGTCGACCACGACAGAGTGTGCCATCCCCTCGAACGACACGTCATCGAACTCCGGCCAGTCGGTCGCGACGACGGCCCCGTCGGCCCCCTCGAGCGCGTCCTCGGCCGACTCCGCGTACTCGATCTCGGGATAGTCGGGCCGAACGTTCTCGATCGCGACCGGATCGTAGGCGACGATCGCCGCGCCGCGATCCCGGAGGTGCTCGATCACGTCGAGCGCGCGAGACTTGCGCACGTCGTCGGTCCCGGGCTTGAACGAGAGGCCGAGGACCGCGATGCGGGCCCCCTCGAGCGGGACGTGCTCCTCGAGGAGGTCCACGAGCCGTCGCGGCTGTTCGTCGTTGACCGCGACGGTCGCATCGAGCAGTTCGGGATCGTAGCCCTGCTCGCGAGCGCCGGCGCGGAGGGCGTTGACATCCTTGGGGAAACAGGAACCGCCCCAGCCGAGTCCCGAGCGCATGAATCGCTCCGAGATGCGGTCGTCGAGCCCGACCGCCTCGAGCACCTCGTAGGCGTCCGCGTCGTACTCCCTGGCGATGTTCCCGAGCTCGTTGACCAGCGAGACCTTCGACGCGAGGAAGGCGTTGTTCGCGTACTTGATGAGCTCCGCCTCGCGGATGTCCGTCTCGACGAGGCCCGTCTCCTCGCGCGCAAGAATGGGCGCGTACAGCTCTCGGAGGGTCGCTGCGGCCTCGTCGCTCGCAGTGCCGAGGACGACCTTGTCCGGCTCGAGAAAGTCCTCGACCGCGGTGCCCATCCGGAGGAATTCGGGGTTCATCGCGAGCTCGAGGCCGTCGCCGATTCGCGTTCCGGATTCTGCCTCGAGGATCGGCCCGACGACGTCTTCGGTCGTGCCGGGCAAAACCGTACTCTTGACGACCACGAGGTGCTCGTCGTCCGTATCAGCGAGCGCGCGGCCGAGCGACTCCGCACCGGCTCGCATGATCGCGAGGTCGAGACTGCCACCCTCGGACTGGGGCGTGGGCAGACAGAGGAACGTGACGTCCGTGTCGCGGACTGCGCCGTAGTCCGTCGTCGCACGGAGGGTCGTGCCCGCGTGATCGGCGATTCGCTCCTCGAGACCCGACTCGTGAATCGGTGCCTCCCCGGCGTTTATCGTCTCGACGATTTCATCGTCGATCTCGATGTTCGTGACGTCGTGGCCGAGGTCAGCGAGACAGGCGGCGATCGTGGTGCCAACGTAGCCGCTGCCGACGATAGAGACGTTCATAGGGGACGGGATGAGGGGTGGACGTTAGACGTTTTTGGGTTCGAGCGGACCGCGCTCGGCCCGGTTCGTCGACTCGTCCCCGCCGGTCGGTTCCGATCGCCTCTCGAGGACACCGACTTGCCCCGATCGGTGACCGTCACCAACACGAAAGCTATTCTTGCGGTTCGAGACTTCTCTAGAGACACATGCAGGAACCCTTCGGCCAACGCGGCCGTCTCGTGGCGGGCGTCGCCCTCCTCGCGATTCTGGCCGGGCTCGTCCTGTGGGCGGGCGCGGTCCCCTCTGATCTGATGAGCGGCGGCTATCCGGACGAAGTCGATGTCACCCCGAACCGCGAGGCCTACGTGGGCGAGCAGGTCGTCCTCGGCGGTCGCGTCGTCGACACGGACCCCGTCGTTATCGCAACGCGCGCCAGCGGCTACGGGAGGTTCACCCTCGTCAACGCGGACAGCGGACTCCAGAACTCGGACGCGTCCCTCGAGCAGGGTGATCGCGTGAGCGCGTTCGGGACCCTCGAGGACGAGTCGACCCTCGTCGTCGACCGAACGACGATCGGCGACGTCTCCGGAACGGCCTACATGCTCGTCGTCTCGTTTTTCGGCGGGCTCTGGGCGTTCGGTCGATTCGCCCGCGACTGGCGCTTCGATTTCGGTCGGTTCGCGGTCGTCCCGCGGGACGATCCGCTCTCCCTTCGGGACGTGATCCCCGGGACTCGAGGTGGCGCGAGCGGCGGTGATCGCAGTGACTGACGTCCTCACGCACGTCATCATCGGCTACGTCATCGGGACGCTCCTGTCGATTCGGTACGCGCGGCTGCGGCGTGCGCACGTGACGCTCGTGATGATCGGCGCGCTCTCTCCGGACTTCACGAAGATCAACCTCCTGTTCCCGGACGAGTTCGTCAGCTATCTGCTCGACATCCCCTTCTCGTGGGCGCCGCTCCACCTTCTCGGCGGAACGATCGTCGTGACGCTCTTCGGCTCGCTCCTGTTCGCACCGGAGTACCGCCGGGATGTCGTCGTACTCGTCGCGATCGGTGCGGCGTCACACCACGTCCTCGATCTGGGGCTCATGACCTCGACGGGGTACTCCTACGCCGCCTTCTGGCCGCTAACCGAGTACCGACTGCCGGCGGGCGGGCTCTACCTGAGCACCGACCGCTGGCCGGCGCTCGTCGCCGGGCTGTGTGCGGTACTCGTCTGGGCGGTCAAGGGGCGGATTGGGACGCGGCGAACTGAAGAGTCGGCGTCGCTCGAGTGAGATACTGGACTGAGAAATGTAGACTGGGGGAGTGGATGTGG containing:
- a CDS encoding metal-dependent hydrolase, encoding MIAVTDVLTHVIIGYVIGTLLSIRYARLRRAHVTLVMIGALSPDFTKINLLFPDEFVSYLLDIPFSWAPLHLLGGTIVVTLFGSLLFAPEYRRDVVVLVAIGAASHHVLDLGLMTSTGYSYAAFWPLTEYRLPAGGLYLSTDRWPALVAGLCAVLVWAVKGRIGTRRTEESASLE
- the aglM gene encoding UDP-glucose 6-dehydrogenase AglM, which produces MNVSIVGSGYVGTTIAACLADLGHDVTNIEIDDEIVETINAGEAPIHESGLEERIADHAGTTLRATTDYGAVRDTDVTFLCLPTPQSEGGSLDLAIMRAGAESLGRALADTDDEHLVVVKSTVLPGTTEDVVGPILEAESGTRIGDGLELAMNPEFLRMGTAVEDFLEPDKVVLGTASDEAAATLRELYAPILAREETGLVETDIREAELIKYANNAFLASKVSLVNELGNIAREYDADAYEVLEAVGLDDRISERFMRSGLGWGGSCFPKDVNALRAGAREQGYDPELLDATVAVNDEQPRRLVDLLEEHVPLEGARIAVLGLSFKPGTDDVRKSRALDVIEHLRDRGAAIVAYDPVAIENVRPDYPEIEYAESAEDALEGADGAVVATDWPEFDDVSFEGMAHSVVVDGRRIEIDAESLEVYEGLTW